One window of the Natrinema sp. CBA1119 genome contains the following:
- a CDS encoding VOC family protein: MDEIDHIAHAVWDLSDALETITAVDGVEHVWTLESEKWQYRTAYLLFGSDMFTLLSPTSEGSFVADYLERNGQGLHHIGATVADLETAVAQLTAAGGEVVMEDVVSGVRTEATLHPKSLFGLQLQLIEWHDDVGPTARDHIEAMRAAAADDRL, translated from the coding sequence ATGGATGAAATCGATCACATCGCACACGCAGTCTGGGACCTGTCGGACGCGCTCGAGACCATCACGGCGGTCGACGGCGTCGAACACGTCTGGACCCTCGAGAGCGAGAAATGGCAGTACCGAACGGCGTACCTCCTGTTCGGTAGCGATATGTTCACCCTGCTCTCCCCGACGAGCGAGGGGAGTTTCGTCGCCGACTACCTCGAGCGAAACGGCCAGGGACTTCATCACATCGGTGCCACCGTTGCGGACCTCGAGACGGCCGTTGCACAGCTGACGGCGGCCGGCGGGGAGGTCGTCATGGAAGACGTGGTTTCGGGCGTCCGAACGGAGGCGACCCTCCATCCCAAATCGCTGTTCGGCCTCCAACTGCAACTCATTGAGTGGCACGACGATGTCGGACCGACCGCGCGCGACCACATCGAGGCGATGCGCGCCGCCGCGGCGGACGATCGACTCTGA
- a CDS encoding MFS transporter, producing the protein MNWRYQYTALLLCTFAFMATMAARLAISPLVPAITDDFAVSNAALGTALSLMWATYALTQFPSGIFGDRFGERRVILVAIGLTAIASLLLAVSPSYEFFVLFTIVLGVGAGLHYTVATTYLTKQFANTGRAIGLHIAGGPVAGLVAPIAATLIAVRYGWRAGVLLGFFVAAPIFVLFAWRIRPTEPDRPEQPMRERAELGAMVELLSRPSIAYTTLLSFLCAFVWQATASFLPTFFAEGQGLSPAIASALFSLYFVVHGLTQPLMGGLSDRIGRDSAAIVTMSAGIVGYGLLVVAGSLPQFVAGVLFIGLAMSWGAPIQSRFMDLLGASERGTGFGLVRTAYMTTGATGSVVVGILADLYGWDVSFTLLAGIMILGLGILAANRLFRLGL; encoded by the coding sequence GTGAACTGGCGATATCAATACACGGCGCTGCTTCTCTGTACATTTGCGTTCATGGCGACGATGGCCGCTCGTCTCGCGATCAGCCCGCTCGTTCCCGCTATCACGGACGATTTCGCCGTCTCGAACGCGGCTCTCGGAACCGCGTTATCGCTGATGTGGGCGACGTACGCGCTCACCCAATTCCCGAGCGGCATCTTCGGTGATCGGTTCGGAGAACGGCGAGTCATTCTCGTCGCGATCGGATTGACCGCGATCGCCAGTCTGCTGCTCGCCGTCTCTCCGTCGTACGAATTTTTCGTCCTCTTCACGATCGTTCTCGGCGTCGGTGCTGGGCTCCACTACACGGTCGCAACGACATATCTCACGAAGCAGTTCGCAAACACGGGTCGCGCGATCGGGTTGCATATCGCAGGCGGCCCCGTTGCGGGCCTCGTCGCGCCGATCGCCGCGACGCTGATCGCCGTTCGGTACGGGTGGCGAGCGGGCGTGTTACTCGGATTCTTTGTCGCAGCCCCGATTTTCGTCCTGTTCGCGTGGCGAATCCGCCCGACGGAGCCGGACCGACCCGAGCAGCCGATGCGCGAACGGGCCGAACTCGGCGCGATGGTCGAACTGCTCTCCCGGCCGTCGATCGCGTACACGACGCTGCTCTCGTTTCTCTGTGCGTTCGTCTGGCAGGCGACGGCGTCGTTCCTGCCGACGTTTTTCGCCGAGGGGCAAGGACTCTCGCCGGCGATCGCGAGCGCGCTCTTCTCGCTGTATTTCGTCGTCCACGGGCTCACGCAACCGCTGATGGGCGGGCTCTCGGATCGAATCGGTCGCGATTCGGCCGCGATCGTGACGATGAGCGCCGGCATCGTCGGGTACGGACTGCTCGTCGTCGCCGGGAGCCTCCCGCAGTTCGTCGCGGGGGTGTTGTTCATCGGCCTCGCGATGAGCTGGGGAGCGCCGATCCAGTCGCGATTCATGGATCTCCTTGGGGCGTCCGAGCGCGGTACCGGATTCGGGCTCGTCAGGACCGCGTACATGACGACGGGCGCGACGGGCAGCGTCGTGGTCGGTATTCTCGCCGACCTGTACGGGTGGGACGTCTCGTTCACGTTGCTCGCCGGAATCATGATCCTCGGCCTCGGTATCCTCGCGGCGAACCGTCTCTTTCGGCTCGGATTGTAG
- a CDS encoding carboxymuconolactone decarboxylase family protein — translation MSNEGTSRVPYITAKEQLSEDWHDHYDRIAASRGHVRGPFSVLMNSPAVATRIADVGTYVRFEGTLPGPVRELAIITTARELDCAYEWAIHEPLAREEGVADDTIDIVAAREPTDPLSATDALVVRYGRALFRENEIPESLFRSARDRFGVEGVTELTVTFGYYSMLACVLNAFAVDPGESLEQW, via the coding sequence ATGTCGAACGAAGGAACGTCCAGGGTGCCGTACATCACCGCAAAAGAGCAGCTATCGGAGGACTGGCACGACCACTACGATCGGATCGCGGCCAGCCGGGGCCACGTTCGCGGTCCATTCAGCGTCCTCATGAACAGCCCGGCGGTCGCGACTAGAATCGCAGATGTCGGAACGTACGTGCGCTTCGAGGGTACGCTCCCGGGTCCGGTGCGAGAACTCGCGATCATCACGACGGCCCGGGAACTCGACTGCGCCTACGAGTGGGCGATACACGAGCCGCTGGCTCGAGAGGAGGGGGTCGCTGACGACACGATCGATATCGTCGCCGCTCGAGAGCCGACGGATCCCCTTTCGGCGACCGACGCGCTCGTCGTCCGCTACGGTCGCGCGTTGTTCCGCGAAAACGAGATCCCGGAGTCGCTCTTTCGGTCGGCGAGAGATCGCTTCGGCGTCGAAGGAGTCACTGAACTGACGGTGACGTTCGGCTACTACAGTATGCTGGCCTGCGTCCTGAACGCCTTCGCGGTTGACCCGGGAGAATCGCTCGAGCAGTGGTGA
- a CDS encoding IclR family transcriptional regulator gives METYTDPGTVKATRTTFEIIETLAEADGGQITEIADELGLAKSTIHRHLATLEDLEYVVKDGDRYRIGFRFLELGEGTKKRTDTYQMASQKVKKIAEQTAERAQFVVEEHGKAVYVFGETGEHAVQTDSVIGKYRPLQSMAAGKAILAHLPEERVEEIIRQHGLPSLTENTITDEDELYEELEEIRERGYSINDQETIPGLRAIGVPIECPDGGVFGALSVSGPTHRVQGDRLDETIPNILLGTANELELDMKYS, from the coding sequence ATGGAAACGTACACCGATCCGGGAACGGTGAAGGCGACGCGGACGACGTTCGAGATCATCGAAACGCTCGCCGAAGCGGACGGCGGTCAGATCACCGAGATCGCGGACGAACTCGGCCTCGCGAAGAGCACCATCCACCGGCATCTGGCGACGCTCGAGGACCTCGAGTACGTCGTCAAAGACGGGGACCGGTATCGAATCGGCTTTCGGTTCCTGGAACTGGGTGAAGGGACGAAAAAGCGCACCGACACGTACCAGATGGCGAGTCAGAAAGTCAAGAAAATCGCCGAGCAAACCGCCGAGCGGGCGCAGTTCGTCGTCGAGGAACACGGCAAGGCCGTCTACGTGTTCGGAGAGACCGGTGAACACGCCGTGCAAACCGACTCCGTGATCGGCAAGTACCGGCCGCTCCAATCGATGGCCGCGGGAAAGGCGATCCTCGCACACCTCCCCGAGGAGCGCGTCGAGGAAATCATTCGACAGCACGGACTGCCATCGCTGACCGAGAACACGATTACGGACGAGGACGAACTCTACGAGGAACTCGAGGAGATCCGAGAGCGGGGGTACAGCATCAACGACCAGGAAACGATCCCCGGGCTCCGGGCGATCGGTGTCCCGATCGAGTGCCCGGACGGCGGCGTCTTCGGCGCGCTCAGCGTGTCCGGCCCCACACACCGCGTGCAAGGCGATCGCCTCGACGAAACGATTCCGAATATCCTCCTCGGAACGGCGAACGAACTCGAACTGGATATGAAATACTCCTGA
- a CDS encoding acyl-CoA dehydrogenase family protein, translated as MNNISDTILSDEHKLLRDETKRFVTNEVRPEASERDPKKEEMSAELVDQLGEMGFFGVLIDEEYGGLGMDLKSYAVIAEELSRGWLSVGSIIARGQSLAGATDEQKEEYLPKMASGDALKSIAISEPNAGSDVANMQTRAERDGDEYVLNGQKTWTTFAKGSDFILTYAVTDPDAEPAHRGISGFIVEKPAGTFDRDGLSGQAIDKIGYHGWKTWEVNFDDVRVSADKLVGGEEGNGFYQIMDFFEEGRVHTAARSVGLARGAIEDSVQYAKERVQFDEPISEFQAIRFKLADMATQVEAARALTLLVADAVDSGERADAEAAMAKLFASDIAEEVTSEGIQIHGGYGYTTDFDVERYWRDARVTRIFEGTNEIQKRIIADDLLSS; from the coding sequence ATGAACAACATTTCGGACACCATCTTGTCAGACGAACATAAACTACTGCGCGACGAAACGAAGCGATTCGTCACGAACGAGGTCCGCCCGGAGGCGAGCGAACGCGACCCGAAGAAAGAGGAGATGTCGGCCGAACTCGTCGACCAGCTCGGGGAGATGGGGTTTTTCGGCGTTCTCATCGACGAGGAGTACGGCGGACTCGGGATGGACCTGAAATCGTACGCGGTTATCGCTGAGGAACTCTCTCGAGGGTGGCTCAGCGTCGGCAGTATCATCGCGCGCGGACAGAGCCTCGCGGGAGCGACGGACGAGCAGAAAGAGGAATATTTGCCGAAGATGGCGTCCGGAGACGCGCTCAAGAGTATCGCGATCAGCGAGCCGAACGCGGGCAGCGATGTCGCGAACATGCAGACCCGCGCCGAGCGCGACGGCGACGAATACGTCCTCAACGGTCAGAAGACGTGGACGACGTTCGCGAAGGGATCGGATTTCATTCTGACGTACGCGGTCACTGACCCGGACGCGGAGCCAGCACACCGCGGTATTTCCGGCTTCATCGTCGAGAAGCCGGCCGGGACGTTCGATCGCGACGGCCTTAGCGGCCAGGCGATCGACAAGATCGGCTACCACGGCTGGAAAACGTGGGAGGTGAATTTCGACGACGTGCGCGTTAGCGCCGACAAGCTCGTCGGCGGTGAGGAAGGGAACGGATTCTATCAGATCATGGATTTCTTCGAGGAAGGCCGCGTCCACACCGCCGCCCGGTCGGTGGGATTAGCCCGCGGCGCGATCGAGGACTCGGTGCAGTACGCGAAGGAACGCGTACAGTTCGACGAACCGATCTCGGAGTTTCAGGCGATCCGATTCAAGTTGGCTGACATGGCGACGCAGGTCGAGGCCGCGCGGGCGCTGACGCTGCTCGTCGCCGACGCGGTCGATTCCGGCGAGCGAGCCGACGCCGAAGCCGCGATGGCGAAGCTCTTCGCCAGCGATATCGCCGAGGAGGTCACCAGCGAGGGGATTCAAATTCACGGCGGCTACGGCTACACGACTGATTTCGACGTCGAGCGATACTGGCGGGACGCTCGAGTGACTCGAATCTTCGAGGGAACCAACGAGATACAGAAACGCATCATCGCCGACGACCTGCTGTCGTCGTAA
- a CDS encoding universal stress protein, translating into MYKVLLAVDTNEDRSTLAAEAVANLPGEIEVVLLNVFEEFNVTDGDARIDSSELYDEDDLPESVTAAEGVLEAAGIDPVTRREHGEPTEVILSVAEEIDADSIAVSGRKRSPAGKAIFGSVTQSLLLSADRPVIVATSD; encoded by the coding sequence ATGTACAAGGTACTACTAGCGGTCGATACGAACGAAGATCGTTCCACGCTGGCGGCCGAAGCCGTCGCGAATCTCCCGGGAGAGATCGAGGTCGTCCTCTTGAACGTATTCGAAGAGTTCAACGTAACCGACGGCGATGCGCGGATCGATTCGTCCGAACTATACGACGAAGACGATCTCCCGGAGAGCGTGACGGCCGCGGAGGGCGTCCTCGAGGCGGCCGGTATCGATCCGGTGACGCGACGCGAACACGGCGAACCCACCGAAGTGATCCTCTCGGTCGCCGAGGAAATCGACGCGGACAGTATCGCAGTCAGCGGGCGAAAGCGCAGCCCCGCCGGGAAAGCCATCTTCGGAAGCGTCACGCAGTCCCTGCTCCTCTCCGCCGACCGCCCCGTGATCGTCGCCACGAGTGACTGA
- a CDS encoding thiamine pyrophosphate-binding protein codes for MKVHDAVIRLFNEEGVDTLFALMSEDTMRTLSTLHDQWSGEIRVVHTRHEQGAVGMADGYSRASDDVGVCMVGRGPAVAQTGTSLVTARKKGSKLLVIVPEMSVSDSYDIKDFEQESFLKSTVGTVRTARSPETLLSTLEEAFRSLRVGEGPIAVQVPWDVLDGELPDSDVETDRNRSVAATDAATSNARLHPDDDAIDAAVDLYLDSDATKVPIVVAGRGAIAADAKDAIESFAERTNAALATTLQARGYFDDHPFSLGFVGDFGSNIANEHLHESDFVLAVGCSLNPYTTDSGHLVEDETKVVHVDTDPSAIGRYEPVDLGVRGDARLTVDALTERLEAHGIDRSGEFWTDRFRNRIADTPSLDEDEFPEQEGRIDPRELVRGLDSTLPENRVVVSDGGHFSRWVLDGVSTPEPADFHWTLDFAAIGQGLSHGIGAALNSGDRTPVTFCGDAGFMMALQEVDTAVRHEIPVTIVVMSDSALGTEYHSLQTANKYADVALLEAPDIADVAQSLGADGYTVRSSDDLDAISDVLDHRPDGPVVVDCKTNSAVRHRSKM; via the coding sequence ATGAAAGTCCACGACGCAGTCATTAGACTGTTCAACGAGGAGGGAGTCGATACGCTGTTCGCGCTGATGAGCGAGGACACGATGCGCACGCTCTCGACGTTACACGACCAGTGGAGCGGAGAAATTCGCGTCGTCCACACGCGCCACGAGCAGGGCGCCGTCGGAATGGCCGACGGCTACTCGCGAGCGAGCGACGACGTCGGCGTCTGTATGGTCGGTCGAGGACCCGCCGTCGCACAGACCGGCACCTCGCTCGTCACGGCTCGGAAGAAGGGGTCGAAGTTGCTCGTCATCGTTCCGGAGATGTCCGTGTCCGACTCCTACGATATCAAGGACTTCGAACAGGAGTCCTTCCTGAAGTCGACGGTCGGTACCGTCCGTACCGCTCGAAGCCCCGAAACACTGCTTTCGACGCTCGAGGAGGCCTTCCGGAGCCTCCGAGTCGGAGAGGGGCCGATAGCGGTCCAGGTTCCGTGGGACGTACTGGACGGCGAACTGCCCGACTCTGACGTCGAGACCGACCGAAATCGATCGGTAGCGGCGACGGACGCCGCCACATCGAACGCTCGACTCCACCCCGACGACGACGCGATCGATGCGGCCGTCGACCTGTACCTCGATTCGGACGCGACCAAAGTCCCGATAGTCGTGGCCGGTCGCGGTGCGATTGCGGCGGACGCGAAGGACGCGATCGAGTCGTTCGCCGAGCGGACGAACGCCGCGCTCGCCACCACCCTGCAGGCTCGAGGCTACTTCGACGATCATCCGTTCTCGCTCGGGTTCGTCGGCGATTTCGGGAGCAATATCGCAAACGAACACCTGCACGAGAGCGACTTCGTGCTAGCGGTCGGCTGTAGCCTGAACCCGTATACGACGGACTCCGGCCACCTCGTCGAGGACGAGACCAAAGTCGTCCACGTCGATACGGACCCGAGCGCGATCGGGCGGTACGAGCCCGTCGATCTCGGCGTCCGAGGGGACGCCCGGCTGACGGTCGACGCGCTGACCGAGCGGCTGGAGGCACACGGAATCGACCGAAGCGGCGAGTTCTGGACCGATCGGTTCCGGAACCGGATCGCGGACACGCCGTCGCTAGACGAGGACGAGTTCCCCGAACAGGAGGGACGAATCGATCCGCGAGAGTTGGTCCGCGGTCTCGATTCCACCTTGCCCGAAAACCGCGTGGTCGTCAGCGACGGTGGACACTTTTCGCGATGGGTCCTCGACGGGGTTTCGACGCCGGAGCCAGCCGATTTCCACTGGACGCTCGACTTCGCGGCGATCGGGCAGGGACTTTCCCACGGGATCGGCGCGGCGTTGAACTCGGGTGACCGCACTCCCGTCACGTTCTGTGGCGACGCGGGATTCATGATGGCGCTTCAGGAGGTTGACACCGCCGTCCGCCACGAGATCCCTGTGACCATCGTCGTCATGAGTGACAGCGCCCTCGGAACGGAGTATCATAGTTTACAAACCGCCAACAAGTACGCCGACGTCGCTCTCTTGGAGGCACCCGACATCGCGGACGTCGCACAGTCGCTCGGCGCGGACGGCTACACCGTTCGCTCGAGCGACGATCTGGACGCTATCAGCGACGTTCTCGACCACCGACCGGACGGGCCGGTCGTCGTCGACTGCAAGACGAACAGCGCCGTCCGCCATCGAAGTAAGATGTAG
- a CDS encoding MFS transporter produces the protein MKNNDSSIAVFTGLGHGVFHGFELVIPLFVPIWLSMFDVSATTLGLVVGAGYALIGLFAPLAGVLADVYGSKRLVLLSTGGMGLSFAALSVLQSVAALTVTLMIWGAMASLYHPSGLSLISRSAEQRGTVLAYHGAGGNVGMVVVPLAAIVLLAFFEWRLVALLLTAPAAICVIVGLFVSFDDTVSEAASAQPDSDRTANPTLVASLRNVVMNTRTLLIGGFVLVFAIQILYGVYYRGIFTFLPDVLTDLPMFETVAVGDREIEAGQIAYSGLLLVGIFGQYTGGKISDRGRSETALLGTFIALGIASALFVPASAIGVAPLLAVCVALGFFIYMFAPIAQSLIAEYVPAESHGLSFGYIYLGLFGIGAVGSAVAGVTLDYGGTPALFAVLTCVTVLCAGLAVVLVARSND, from the coding sequence ATGAAGAACAACGACTCCTCTATTGCGGTCTTCACGGGTCTCGGTCACGGGGTGTTTCACGGATTCGAGCTGGTAATTCCGCTTTTCGTCCCGATCTGGCTCTCGATGTTCGACGTCTCGGCGACGACGCTCGGACTCGTCGTCGGGGCGGGGTACGCCCTCATCGGACTGTTCGCGCCCCTCGCGGGCGTGTTGGCGGATGTATACGGATCGAAACGGCTCGTCTTGCTCTCCACTGGTGGCATGGGGCTCTCGTTCGCCGCGCTGAGCGTGCTTCAATCCGTCGCGGCGCTCACCGTGACGCTGATGATCTGGGGCGCGATGGCGAGTCTCTACCATCCGTCCGGACTGTCGCTCATCAGTCGGAGCGCGGAGCAACGAGGGACGGTGCTCGCGTACCACGGTGCCGGGGGAAACGTCGGAATGGTCGTCGTTCCGCTCGCTGCGATCGTCCTGCTCGCGTTTTTCGAGTGGCGACTGGTCGCGCTCCTCCTCACCGCCCCGGCAGCGATCTGCGTTATCGTCGGTCTCTTCGTCTCGTTCGACGACACCGTTTCCGAGGCGGCCTCGGCGCAACCCGATTCGGACCGAACGGCGAATCCGACCCTCGTCGCGTCGCTTCGTAACGTCGTAATGAACACGCGGACCCTGCTGATCGGTGGGTTCGTTCTCGTGTTCGCGATACAGATCCTGTACGGCGTCTACTATCGAGGGATCTTCACGTTCCTCCCCGACGTCCTCACGGACTTGCCGATGTTCGAGACCGTCGCGGTCGGCGATCGAGAGATCGAAGCGGGCCAGATCGCCTACTCAGGACTCCTGCTGGTCGGTATCTTCGGGCAGTACACCGGCGGCAAGATCAGCGACAGGGGACGCTCCGAGACGGCCCTTCTCGGAACGTTCATCGCGCTCGGTATCGCATCCGCGCTGTTCGTTCCCGCCTCCGCAATCGGCGTCGCCCCACTGCTGGCCGTCTGCGTCGCACTCGGATTTTTCATCTACATGTTCGCACCGATCGCACAGAGTCTCATCGCGGAGTACGTCCCGGCGGAGAGCCACGGCCTCTCGTTCGGGTACATCTATCTGGGACTGTTCGGCATCGGCGCGGTCGGCTCGGCCGTCGCTGGCGTCACGCTCGATTACGGCGGTACACCCGCGTTATTCGCGGTGCTCACCTGCGTGACGGTACTCTGTGCCGGCCTCGCCGTCGTGTTGGTCGCTCGATCGAACGACTGA
- a CDS encoding SDR family oxidoreductase produces the protein MATHPLADNGAIVTGASAGIGRETARALAADGADVALVARREDRLTELAAEIESETDASALVCPADVSNEDEVEAAVEKTVSEFGRLDVLVNNAGIATDSETPVEEFPTDQYRTVMGVNVDGMFYAARAAISHLRETNGTAIFVASYAGKNPRPDAPLYAATKWWTRGFAKSLAGQVGTDDIAVSIVNPSEVRTEFGKEFRERTSEERYEQDEVTGPRAVADAIAFAARQETPNTVSELDLYRRDKFSG, from the coding sequence ATGGCAACCCACCCACTGGCAGACAACGGAGCGATCGTTACCGGTGCGAGCGCGGGAATCGGACGGGAAACGGCTCGCGCACTCGCAGCCGATGGTGCCGACGTCGCACTCGTCGCCCGTCGAGAGGATCGGTTGACGGAACTCGCGGCCGAAATCGAATCCGAGACCGACGCGTCGGCGCTCGTCTGTCCCGCAGATGTGAGCAACGAAGACGAGGTTGAGGCGGCCGTCGAGAAGACGGTCTCGGAGTTCGGCCGTCTCGACGTGCTGGTGAACAACGCGGGGATCGCGACCGATTCCGAGACGCCCGTCGAGGAGTTTCCGACCGACCAGTATCGGACCGTCATGGGGGTGAACGTCGACGGGATGTTCTACGCGGCCCGGGCGGCGATTTCGCACCTGCGCGAGACGAACGGAACGGCGATTTTTGTCGCGAGTTACGCGGGCAAGAACCCCCGTCCGGACGCGCCGCTGTACGCGGCGACGAAATGGTGGACCCGCGGATTCGCGAAGAGCCTCGCGGGACAGGTCGGGACGGACGATATCGCCGTCAGCATCGTCAACCCGTCGGAAGTCCGGACGGAGTTCGGCAAGGAGTTCCGAGAACGAACCTCGGAGGAACGCTACGAACAGGACGAAGTCACCGGGCCTCGAGCCGTCGCCGACGCGATCGCGTTCGCCGCGCGTCAGGAGACGCCCAACACGGTGAGCGAACTGGACCTGTACCGTCGCGACAAGTTTTCCGGCTAG
- a CDS encoding SDR family oxidoreductase, producing MDLGLDGNVALVTASSSGLGKASAKALAREGVHVVINGRDEQRLADAAEEIRAVASGDVIAQSGDLTDPEDVETLVARPVEEFGRLDHLVTSAGGPTPMRPLEPDDDEWYEAFDLLTMSVVRVVREAAEHLRSGDGGSIVAIASIAAKRADGGNVLSSSVRTSVVGLEKVLSKDLGPDVRANAVLPGVHETPRLQDVFEAAVERGEYDSYEEAKAARVASIPVEQIGDPDAFGDAVTFLCSDRAGQINGAAVPIDGGESDSIF from the coding sequence ATGGATCTCGGATTGGACGGAAACGTCGCGCTGGTTACGGCCTCGAGTAGCGGTCTCGGAAAGGCGTCCGCGAAAGCCCTCGCGAGGGAGGGCGTACACGTGGTTATCAACGGGCGAGACGAACAGCGGTTGGCCGACGCCGCCGAGGAAATTCGGGCGGTCGCCTCGGGAGACGTGATCGCACAGTCGGGCGATCTCACGGACCCCGAGGACGTCGAAACGCTCGTGGCGCGACCCGTCGAGGAGTTCGGCCGATTGGATCACCTCGTGACGAGCGCCGGCGGACCGACGCCGATGCGCCCGCTCGAGCCGGACGACGACGAGTGGTACGAGGCGTTCGACCTGCTGACGATGAGCGTCGTTCGGGTCGTCCGCGAAGCGGCGGAACACCTCCGGAGCGGTGACGGCGGCTCCATCGTCGCCATCGCCTCGATAGCCGCCAAGCGAGCGGACGGCGGGAACGTCCTCTCGAGTTCGGTGCGGACGAGCGTCGTCGGCCTCGAGAAGGTGCTCTCGAAGGATCTCGGTCCCGACGTTCGCGCCAACGCCGTCTTGCCGGGCGTCCACGAAACGCCGCGTCTCCAGGACGTGTTCGAAGCGGCGGTCGAGCGGGGCGAGTACGACTCCTACGAGGAGGCGAAGGCCGCCAGAGTGGCATCGATTCCGGTCGAGCAGATCGGCGATCCGGACGCCTTCGGCGACGCCGTCACGTTCCTCTGCTCCGACCGGGCAGGCCAGATAAACGGTGCGGCGGTCCCGATCGACGGCGGGGAGAGCGATTCCATTTTCTGA
- a CDS encoding LLM class flavin-dependent oxidoreductase: MPSYDLALPLPATGDVTTVEQCDLAIAAEDAGYDLVMVPETWGREAFTRLGYLAARTETIGLGTGIIPVYSRSPALIAQGAATLDELTDGRAVLGLGLSGPKVIENWHGVDFQPALRRQRETIEIVRRVLSGNEVTYDGRLFDLRHFRLRFEPHRSDVPIYVAAQGETNIELTGGFGDGWMPNRIPVSALPAKREHVDRGARKQDRDPEAVATIPWVTTCVLEDGERARDRCREMIAFYVGAMGDFHYDAVADHGFRDVADRIQDEWEAGEKDAARAAVSDDLLDEIAIAGSPDAVEHLFERYEGIADTLALLPPTTATVEEIRETIDNVGETVA; the protein is encoded by the coding sequence ATGCCATCGTACGACCTCGCGCTACCGTTGCCAGCCACCGGCGACGTCACCACAGTCGAGCAGTGTGACCTCGCGATCGCGGCGGAGGACGCCGGATACGACCTCGTGATGGTCCCCGAAACGTGGGGTCGGGAAGCGTTCACCCGTCTCGGCTACCTCGCGGCCCGTACGGAAACGATCGGGCTCGGAACGGGAATCATCCCCGTCTACTCGAGGTCGCCCGCGCTGATCGCGCAGGGAGCGGCGACGCTGGACGAACTCACGGACGGACGGGCGGTACTCGGGCTGGGCCTGTCGGGGCCGAAGGTCATCGAGAACTGGCACGGCGTGGACTTTCAGCCGGCGTTGCGCCGCCAGCGCGAAACGATCGAGATCGTCCGACGCGTCCTCTCTGGGAACGAAGTGACCTACGACGGCCGGCTGTTCGACCTCCGTCACTTCCGTCTCCGATTCGAACCGCATCGCTCGGACGTTCCGATTTACGTCGCCGCGCAGGGCGAGACGAACATCGAACTGACGGGCGGGTTCGGCGACGGATGGATGCCGAACCGCATTCCGGTGTCGGCGCTCCCGGCGAAGCGTGAACACGTCGATCGCGGCGCTCGAAAGCAAGATCGCGATCCCGAAGCGGTCGCGACGATCCCGTGGGTGACGACTTGCGTCCTCGAAGACGGCGAGCGGGCTCGAGACAGATGCCGGGAGATGATCGCGTTCTACGTCGGCGCGATGGGCGATTTCCATTACGATGCGGTGGCCGATCACGGGTTCCGGGACGTCGCCGACCGGATCCAGGACGAGTGGGAGGCCGGGGAGAAGGACGCGGCTCGAGCGGCCGTCAGCGACGACCTCCTCGACGAGATCGCGATCGCCGGCAGTCCGGACGCCGTCGAGCACCTCTTCGAGCGGTACGAGGGGATCGCCGACACGCTCGCGCTGCTTCCGCCGACCACTGCCACCGTCGAAGAGATACGCGAGACGATCGACAACGTCGGCGAGACGGTCGCGTAA